The Labeo rohita strain BAU-BD-2019 unplaced genomic scaffold, IGBB_LRoh.1.0 scaffold_94, whole genome shotgun sequence genomic sequence ATCCTCAAATGAGCTCAGTACCAACTCtttttatacagtttatttttgtgaactgaTGTTCAGCGACGTTTGATGACAGCAGCTGGGAATATTCAGCCTTTCGTTTGAGAGGCGCCCATAGATAAGCTTTGTTGAACTGATAACAGCTATGAATGGGGAGTCTGAATGGTCTGGCGTTTGCAAGTTAGACTCCGAAAACAAGGTTGcagctagaagggatacagctccggctggaaactaacaatgaaatgaattgttctacctattggattgtgtttttgtaacatcTACACCTActccaaccctaaacttagcccttgctataatacaaaaacagttatattcTTGTACAGTGTGTCAAAAATAACATTggattgatgtgcgcatgcccagtagctagCTGTATTCCTTCTAGCCTTAACTCTAAAACACCTTTGCTCGTGTGCAAATAACTGCTCGCACAACCACGGATGATTTATTGTCCACTTAAGACAAGTCTGAGGTGTGCGTTATACAGTATATCTTCTGTGATAATATGGTAAGTGTTGTTGTAATGATGTGTGACATTATCAAGTAGGCCAATTCACACACAGAGTGcatgcactttatttatttatttatttattagtctattaaaactcaaaattcagGTCATTCTAAATTGTAGACGGCAAAAACGCTTCTGtatgctttttatatttatataatttaatatagttaaCTTCATCTATATCACACAAAGAGCAGGCTACAGTTTTTCTGCAGATATCAGCATGATAACACATTTATGCAGGTTCAGTAAAGcaataagtgacttacattttagacataatatAGCttgtttttacttaattttgcTAATGAAAATAGTTCTAAACAAAgatcacagcactgttttgcgtctctgaGCAATGGACGGCGTTTCCttattgaatgaatcagctttttgaacgaatcggttgataaaaatgattcagtgattcactcattaacacagtcaaatgctttgtttctaaatgaatcagccgtttgaatgaatcgattgaatctcaatgactcactcattaacagTCACTTATTGCCAactactggcagttttaatttcacatttcaactaattttttgtcttgtcttaaattatttcaaatatcagtattcaaggttttattttaaaaacaaaacattagggATATTTATGCATCtgtaactgcagtttaaatccaTGTCTGCTCGAAAACATTaaactgtaaatacatctaaatgctatttcagtttcatttatgtttatttgcttCTTTTTCATTTCCATTTACTTTCAGGTACTTTATACACCACTGCTGAAATGACTAGAAGCCTTTAATGATCTCTGTATTCATTGTGCCTGGTCTGCATTATGTCTGAATATTTCCAGATCGCTACGAAATTAAacctgaagatgaatgaagtgGATTTCTATGAGCCCTTCATGAACAACCCCGTCACCATCCCCAGCAAACCCTACATGGAGGACGACATCGTCAGCTTCATCGAGGCGCACAACAGGTGAACTCAGATCAGTGCTGAACCAATCACTGcggagaaaaatgaaaatacatcaTAAAATCACAATGTTCCTTAAAAGTCATCTCAGAAGGTAGCTTGAATAAAATCTGCAGTTCTGTTGTTACTCATTTTAGGCCAACTCTAAGAAAACTGGAGCCTCACAGCATGTATGAGATCTGGGTAAGACAAAATTAAATCTATAAGGAATTGTGAACAGTTGTCATGACTGTGACTAACTCTGTGATTTGTGTCTGTTTTAGGAAGATGATATTAACGGACAGCACATCGTGGCTTTTGCTGAGGAGTCTGACCCTGGTAATCACTGATTTGAGTTTGAGAGTCTTTGAGGGGTTTCATGTACAGACTCTCCATGACTCTAAATTACTGTATTTCAATTTTTACCAGATGGTTATGAATTCCTGGAGATCCTAAAGGAAGTGGCTCAAGAAAACACAGAGAATCCAGACTTAAGCATCATCTGGATCGATCCTGACGACTTTCCACTGGTATAGCAAACCTCTGTAATACTGTATCCAGTGCTGTATACCTTTGATTACTCCAAGAACATGTTTTGAACATGTAAATGAacgttttttgtgtttttaacaatttgtcCTTAAATAAGATGCCTTggataaaatagttttttgttttgttttttgtaggaTGTGAACAGAGCTACATTATCAATGTCATTTTATGTGTCATCTGTGCTGTTGTtgatatagtttatatatattttaaaaattccaaaaaaatcaatacaCAACACATTACATGACATATACAACATGCTCAGCAGGTGCTTCAAGGTAAGGATCACGTCTGTTTGACTCTGCTGCCCTCTATAGGAGATAGTTGACAGCTGAAGAGTTTAATTGAGTACAGTATATAGGGCACATCAGCTCTGAAAACCTCCAAggaattttattctattttatttattttgttttgttttgtttgtttgtttgtttgtttgtcccaGAAGATTGAATCGTAAAAGATGTATTTCTCACTGTACATTTTGATGTACAGTAGCAGCATAATTTCTGGCAAATGGATGAGATGATGCTCATTTACATGTATCACTAATTGAACATCTGTATCAGGCATCACTTACAATTATGTGAACCGTGGTTTGATCTTTGACCCCTCTGTTTCCCGTCAGATGGTGCCGTACTGGGAGAAGACCTTCGGCATCGACCTCTCGTCCCCTCAGATCGGCGTGGTGGATGTTGAGGATGTGAGCACATCATTTATCTCTAATGCCAGTAATCACACATGTGCAACTCCAACTCCAGGTTTCAAAAAGGGGTTTTCAATCGTAGAAtcacaatttttggttcccccAAAGAACCAAGAACAGTTCTTAAAACAATTCATCTATACCATTAAGGTCAGATACTTGTTGGCAAATCAGTGTCttcatgagtgagtcattgattcattcattcagttgatttgttcaaaacagtgATTCATCCAGGAACAAAGCAACTGATTGTGATCATGAATGGGACAATGAATCTCTGAGTTGATTCTGAGTTgagttgaaaataaatgtttttgcttttcCTGGAACTACATTTGTTGgagaaatagagcaaaaaactaaaatatcacttaatattaactttttgtttattgttatataaaatcAGTACAGACGTTTGGAATCATGGTTATATTCTGGAAatattgcttatatatatatatatatatatatatatataaaatcactttggcatttttgcctcaaaaaatcttttttttttttaggacacTTGTGCAATATCAGTGGTGGCTGGAGTTGTATTAACTGATGTTGTTtgatgtaataattatttaattacagttgTTATAAAGCAATTGTCAAATAATGCAGTTCAAGTCCAAGTCGAGTctcaagtcattttttttttcacttggcTCGAGTAACTCGGGTCTCCTCTATATGATAGTATCATCATATACTTCATAAGCACAACTGCTTTTCTGCTGGATGgagatttttgatgtttgtgattgttatatgtgtgtttgtccaACACTTTTGGGCAATTTGGTAGCTAATTCCTATGGATTTGTGAAATCTTATTCTGACTCAGTAAATGTCTGGGATTCGTCTTGTGTGTGTGATTCTCAGGCTGACAGTGTGTGGATGGAGATGGATGATGAAGAGGACATGCCGACCGCTGATGAGCTCGACACCTGGATCGAAGACGTGATGGCTGGAAGAATCAACCCTCATGATGAAACTGACTACAgccatgatgatgatgatgatgatgagggcgaggatgatgatgatgacgatgatgacAATGATGATGTTGGTGACGATGACAATGATGaggataatgatgatgatgaggataaataaattatgtcaGACATCACATCACCGTCATATGCTCGTGTTTAAGAACTCGTCAGTCTGTCGTGGTTCACATCATCGCAAACTGAGCTGTTCTGTTATTGCCATCTGCAGGACGACTTGTCTTGTTGCTTAGCTCTGCACCACTTATTCTTCAGGAAAATAAACATCGTATTTGCGGATCACTGCACCTTTTTATCTGCCAATGAAACACATTCAGTGTGCTGTTTGTTAAACAATAGAAAATCCTTGTAACaactgttttgatattttttattgacttttaGAGCAGAATAAATGATGCTCACTGGAAGGtcttaaataaaagataaaaaaaaaaaaaaaaaaaaaacttccttgTTTTTTGTTCCAAGATATTGCATTGGCCATTATGAAtcttcatctgtgtgtgtgtgtatttactcAAGATTCATGCACAGTTTCACTTCCTTGTAGACGGCAATGCATCCATTTCTCGTAACAGAAAGCGAAACTGAAACGCTGCATGATTTACCCTACTGAGCTCCACTGAATCTAACACATTAGGCAACGTTACagcacaatatttaaaataaaaacatattgtttCCAAGCCCATGCAGTACATATTGCTGGCGTTTatacaaaactttaaaaatgttagt encodes the following:
- the casq1b gene encoding calsequestrin-1b isoform X3 yields the protein MKWGWALWGVLLTFAYLCWSEKGLEFPEYDGKDRVHELTMKNYKSVMKKYDVMVIYYHKPVGENRMTRKQFEVEELALELAAQVLDDLDDEDIGFALVDSKKDRAVAKKLGLLEVDSIYIFADDEIIEYDGEMAADTLLEFLYDVIEEPVEIISNDRELKGFHNIEEDIKLMGYFKSAKSSHFIEYDDAAEEFHPFIKFFATFEPKIATKLNLKMNEVDFYEPFMNNPVTIPSKPYMEDDIVSFIEAHNSSVVTHFRPTLRKLEPHSMYEIWEDDINGQHIVAFAEESDPDGYEFLEILKEVAQENTENPDLSIIWIDPDDFPLMVPYWEKTFGIDLSSPQIGVVDVEDADSVWMEMDDEEDMPTADELDTWIEDVMAGRINPHDETDYSHDDDDDDEGEDDDDDDDDNDDVGDDDNDEDNDDDEDK
- the casq1b gene encoding calsequestrin-1b isoform X1, which produces MKWGWALWGVLLTFAYLCWSEKGLEFPEYDGKDRVHELTMKNYKSVMKKYDVMVIYYHKPVGENRMTRKQFEVEELALELLTSPAALTYQLAAQVLDDLDDEDIGFALVDSKKDRAVAKKLGLLEVDSIYIFADDEIIEYDGEMAADTLLEFLYDVIEEPVEIISNDRELKGFHNIEEDIKLMGYFKSAKSSHFIEYDDAAEEFHPFIKFFATFEPKIATKLNLKMNEVDFYEPFMNNPVTIPSKPYMEDDIVSFIEAHNSSVVTHFRPTLRKLEPHSMYEIWEDDINGQHIVAFAEESDPDGYEFLEILKEVAQENTENPDLSIIWIDPDDFPLMVPYWEKTFGIDLSSPQIGVVDVEDADSVWMEMDDEEDMPTADELDTWIEDVMAGRINPHDETDYSHDDDDDDEGEDDDDDDDDNDDVGDDDNDEDNDDDEDK
- the casq1b gene encoding calsequestrin-1b isoform X4 translates to MKWGWALWGVLLTFAYLCWSEKGLEFPEYDGKDRVHELTMKNYKSVMKKYDVMVIYYHKPVGENRMTRKQFEVEELALELAAQVLDDLDDEDIGFALVDSKKDRAVAKKLGLLEVDSIYIFADDEIIEYDGEMAADTLLEFLYDVIEEPVEIISNDRELKGFHNIEEDIKLMGYFKSAKSSHFIEYDDAAEEFHPFIKFFATFEPKIATKLNLKMNEVDFYEPFMNNPVTIPSKPYMEDDIVSFIEAHNRPTLRKLEPHSMYEIWEDDINGQHIVAFAEESDPDGYEFLEILKEVAQENTENPDLSIIWIDPDDFPLMVPYWEKTFGIDLSSPQIGVVDVEDADSVWMEMDDEEDMPTADELDTWIEDVMAGRINPHDETDYSHDDDDDDEGEDDDDDDDDNDDVGDDDNDEDNDDDEDK